In Persicimonas caeni, a single window of DNA contains:
- a CDS encoding OmpA family protein gives MIACPKSRSSSASHKVLAGLAFLLATAFSAGAAAQDGLQLDVQTFRPAVGPYSIYTVETSPTLGHLEPTGSVFLNYSSEPLVLEPDAGGENVAIIDQQLAMHVLAGVGFFDIAQLDLEVPIYFVNDSEFSDNVEGGVIGDMALRPKVMILSREKFPVGVTGLVDVTLPTGRQESLVGDSSVEVAPGAVVDYRWENVLVAANLGVRIQEDRSVRNIEIGERFEYGLGAEAEFLNGLLLVGGELYGRTEFGDFFGDDVTPLEGLLGAKVVTRSGFSVMAGAGGGIVGGVGAPEFRGFLGLRYAYMETDSDQDGVRDVEDKCRGEAEDIDGFEDADGCPDPDNDEDGVADIEDQCPQTPGPADNNGCPVEGEEAPKGEEGAEADKAGETSMPTEPPSARGPDADNDGVVDANDLCPEQPEDEDGFEDKDGCPDTDNDKDGILDADDKCPNEPGLQTTDGCPPEEQKAVLDGDRIKLTEKVVFEADKAIIDKDSYDLLQQVGLIIRTNPDIKKVEIGAHTDQENMSEEEHQILAEARAEAIQTFLVEGANVPAERLAAKGYGDTEPIIASELPQARAQNRRVEFKVLERAGGEASERTE, from the coding sequence ATGATTGCTTGCCCGAAATCGCGTTCGTCATCGGCCTCGCACAAGGTGCTGGCCGGGTTGGCCTTTCTTCTGGCGACTGCCTTCAGTGCGGGCGCGGCGGCTCAGGATGGGCTGCAGCTCGACGTGCAGACGTTCCGCCCGGCGGTGGGGCCGTATTCGATCTATACGGTCGAGACCTCGCCCACGCTGGGTCACCTGGAGCCGACCGGGTCGGTCTTCTTGAACTACTCGAGCGAGCCGCTGGTGCTCGAGCCCGATGCGGGCGGCGAGAACGTGGCGATCATCGACCAGCAGCTGGCGATGCACGTGCTGGCGGGTGTGGGCTTTTTCGACATCGCCCAGCTCGACCTCGAGGTTCCGATCTACTTCGTCAACGACAGCGAGTTCAGTGACAACGTCGAGGGCGGGGTCATCGGGGACATGGCGCTGCGGCCCAAGGTCATGATCTTGTCGCGCGAGAAGTTTCCGGTCGGCGTCACCGGCTTGGTCGACGTGACGTTGCCCACCGGCCGCCAAGAGTCGCTCGTGGGTGACTCGAGCGTCGAGGTCGCCCCCGGGGCGGTGGTCGACTACCGCTGGGAGAACGTGCTCGTGGCGGCCAACCTGGGTGTGCGCATCCAGGAGGACCGCTCGGTGCGCAACATCGAGATCGGGGAGCGCTTCGAGTACGGCCTGGGCGCCGAGGCGGAGTTCTTGAACGGCCTTTTGCTCGTGGGCGGTGAGCTGTACGGGCGTACCGAGTTCGGCGATTTCTTCGGCGACGACGTCACGCCCCTCGAGGGGCTTCTGGGCGCCAAGGTCGTCACCCGCAGCGGGTTCTCGGTCATGGCCGGCGCCGGCGGCGGCATCGTCGGCGGCGTGGGCGCTCCCGAGTTTCGCGGCTTTTTGGGCCTTCGCTACGCCTACATGGAGACCGACTCCGACCAGGACGGCGTGCGCGACGTCGAGGACAAGTGCCGAGGTGAGGCCGAGGATATCGACGGCTTCGAAGACGCCGACGGCTGCCCCGACCCCGACAACGACGAAGACGGCGTGGCCGACATCGAGGACCAGTGCCCGCAGACGCCGGGCCCGGCCGACAATAACGGCTGCCCGGTCGAGGGTGAAGAAGCACCGAAGGGCGAAGAGGGCGCCGAGGCCGACAAGGCCGGCGAGACGTCGATGCCCACCGAGCCGCCCAGCGCGCGCGGCCCCGACGCGGACAACGACGGCGTGGTCGACGCCAACGACCTGTGCCCCGAGCAGCCCGAGGACGAGGACGGCTTCGAGGACAAGGACGGTTGTCCCGACACCGACAACGACAAAGACGGCATCCTCGACGCCGACGACAAGTGCCCCAACGAGCCCGGCCTGCAGACGACCGACGGCTGCCCGCCCGAGGAGCAGAAGGCGGTGCTCGACGGCGACCGCATCAAGCTCACCGAGAAGGTCGTCTTCGAGGCCGACAAGGCGATCATCGACAAGGATTCCTACGACCTGCTCCAGCAGGTGGGCCTGATCATTCGCACCAACCCCGACATCAAAAAGGTCGAGATCGGCGCGCACACCGATCAGGAGAATATGTCCGAAGAGGAGCACCAGATCTTGGCCGAGGCGCGCGCCGAGGCGATCCAGACCTTCTTGGTCGAGGGCGCCAACGTCCCCGCCGAACGCCTGGCCGCCAAGGGCTACGGCGACACCGAGCCGATCATCGCCAGCGAGCTGCCCCAGGCACGTGCGCAGAACCGCCGCGTGGAGTTCAAGGTGCTCGAGCGCGCAGGCGGCGAGGCGTCGGAGCGTACTGAATAG
- a CDS encoding TraR/DksA family transcriptional regulator, translating into MEPEELEELREKLIVRRDELIGAGDVEFEPVKKDPSSKVDEDEAPLTEMNQVIASRRNKNRKLELERINVALQRIANNPDEFGECAACGEMIPIKRLELMPWARYCVACQEERSGPRGRRRRHLADFID; encoded by the coding sequence ATGGAACCGGAAGAACTCGAAGAATTACGCGAGAAGCTCATCGTTCGGCGCGACGAGTTGATCGGCGCAGGAGACGTCGAATTCGAGCCTGTCAAAAAGGACCCGAGCTCGAAGGTCGACGAAGACGAGGCGCCGCTCACCGAGATGAATCAGGTGATCGCGTCGCGGCGCAACAAGAATCGCAAGCTCGAACTCGAGCGAATCAACGTCGCGCTGCAACGGATCGCCAACAACCCGGATGAATTCGGCGAGTGTGCCGCGTGCGGCGAGATGATCCCGATCAAACGCCTCGAGCTGATGCCGTGGGCGCGCTACTGCGTCGCGTGCCAGGAGGAGCGGTCGGGCCCGCGCGGCCGTCGTCGTCGCCACCTCGCGGACTTCATCGATTGA
- a CDS encoding DUF6932 family protein — protein sequence MKTCKYDTFSEAIQASDGELPEFDGNGNLPPGDYRPTEGELRSRFAEWHTLSTRPEVYRVWRIRRRDLVGAGCPKDAALLVNGSFTTEKSHPEDVDFCVEVEVPGMDGSSLSSVKDIIDLLPGNKKDHKRIHAFPVYVLPEDHPMYQAVTVEGMRYWLKWFGRDRSSNPKGRVWATIGGHRDK from the coding sequence ATGAAGACGTGCAAGTACGACACCTTCTCCGAGGCCATACAGGCATCTGATGGTGAGCTTCCTGAATTCGATGGGAACGGCAATCTCCCACCAGGAGACTATCGCCCCACAGAAGGTGAGCTTAGAAGTCGTTTTGCTGAGTGGCACACGCTCAGCACTCGGCCGGAGGTTTATCGAGTGTGGAGAATTCGGCGACGGGACTTGGTTGGGGCTGGATGCCCCAAGGACGCTGCCTTACTAGTGAACGGGAGCTTCACCACTGAGAAATCACATCCTGAAGACGTGGACTTCTGTGTGGAGGTTGAAGTCCCAGGAATGGACGGGTCATCGCTGAGTTCAGTGAAGGATATCATTGACCTGCTTCCCGGTAACAAGAAGGACCACAAGCGGATTCATGCCTTTCCGGTGTACGTTCTCCCTGAGGATCACCCCATGTACCAAGCCGTTACTGTCGAGGGTATGAGATATTGGCTAAAATGGTTTGGCAGGGACCGTAGCAGCAACCCCAAGGGTCGTGTTTGGGCGACCATAGGAGGGCACCGTGACAAGTAA
- a CDS encoding DUF6261 family protein — translation MAIKRTLGYRKSSVGSREFVLKKTRPIAEDLGNERLVEKIDLGLDKYRTAATLRLKYLMQRDTNRSARNEAVKLDVDVDNTVSDLFGLIELHANRRRESDKKKAAQRIMKRVFPSGGVFPITSSQYDEEHALINTLVDELEQNFADEIDLLDARDLLEDLETVNAEFGKALDIIDRDVVTYAELQAQIEDAEDAFNKVMLIIHADYCDDDATRQKLLEAAEAQDARTAAYYRRRGVPPEVDPDTGEPIEDVDTDPVVDEDVDVDEPVTN, via the coding sequence ATGGCTATCAAACGCACCCTTGGCTATCGCAAAAGTAGTGTCGGGAGCCGCGAATTCGTGCTCAAGAAGACCCGTCCCATCGCCGAGGACCTGGGCAACGAGCGTCTGGTCGAAAAGATCGACCTCGGCCTCGACAAATACCGCACCGCCGCGACCCTGCGGCTCAAGTACCTGATGCAGCGCGACACCAACCGCAGCGCGCGCAACGAGGCGGTCAAGCTCGACGTCGACGTCGACAACACCGTCAGCGACCTGTTCGGCCTCATCGAGCTGCACGCCAACCGCCGTCGCGAAAGCGACAAGAAGAAGGCCGCCCAACGTATCATGAAACGCGTCTTCCCCTCCGGCGGCGTCTTTCCCATCACCTCGAGCCAGTACGACGAAGAGCACGCGCTCATCAACACCCTCGTCGACGAGCTCGAGCAGAACTTCGCCGACGAGATCGACCTGCTCGACGCGCGCGACCTGCTCGAAGACCTCGAAACGGTCAACGCCGAGTTCGGCAAGGCGCTCGACATCATCGACCGCGACGTCGTCACCTACGCCGAGTTGCAGGCGCAGATCGAAGACGCCGAGGACGCCTTCAACAAGGTGATGCTCATCATCCACGCCGACTACTGCGACGACGACGCCACGCGCCAAAAGCTGCTCGAGGCCGCCGAGGCGCAGGACGCACGCACCGCCGCCTACTACAGGCGACGCGGCGTTCCCCCGGAGGTCGACCCGGATACCGGCGAGCCCATCGAGGACGTCGACACCGACCCGGTCGTCGACGAAGACGTCGACGTCGACGAGCCGGTGACCAACTAA
- a CDS encoding EB domain-containing protein: MHRIHRSLWALVIMLTFFGCGGDPGSGNKPLSDAGGDADAGPTTDSESDTDIVSQQCTPDPELVAQENRCQIDDHCPCGTYCDLGRCIADCSEAADCQDGEVCDEFGRCRDTAATGLVPLPRQQADKGRIALDQRRLLLEEGREERLVIRVEERAVDRARATVSAGLQIKCPDQTDFSESCMLGPLAAGAAAELVVRRTAGEDPSDDVPTVTVHGPANTETAVVPRLDQLDGEAGNTDPVSIAGRYTGTMRLVGAGTDADLANLPEAQLPTEMSVQATVWDDAGEVVIAIDDPTGALTSAEQFIGTLTLEQDDDTDGLVDGQADFQTHPFIETTVAGRDHKLVAETVEAKLRSRLAPRTLSLAITQSYLGHGTTVAPTVEWAVDLQRSADTTAAVPDRSHLPAELGYDAAQRLAAASPWEHAFAGATPPSVTSLTHTFNHGGMDANLCGWSESERRAMHQALSGYWMVQEDKPSAEHANTYPQTAEFTAVYDQMQDVVGPNDPNEWLNVEDFQAQPPWSQYAHPSMSDGMACGFQDYTATTHFTGEEVSATANIDFCNDLAAKTGCQIKSVNFDHSFSMRAWLRHQETSSSYGTGPDPIDVSMTVTKLCELPSAPAYCGESISCIRATSTNPAAYPGWDFAESKLAEVDDLECADSALSAGIALDRAASQMTASEVLQKCPAELDMLELQPPAPGSPDAIFDAGAECVDVGRMLAAIGAQGRTLRPGATPLEANEQTRASAYTQRLLVRWLELHGFLAGETDQVAQMSEYFREGLNTTASDRIPPTVEEMVQKSTRGWDIFVTPHVANSVLQMPVEALVDPDYRLHRFGQTGDPTDEQKQSLAPVIFETLTRQADLLERYAEMEGPTNDPARQTPDALAEWMPRMLLAQTMAADIHQRALAAPSTPAWKDAYDSKLAQARANVAESLDYVRAVNAGANPLDIADTDLPLYFVADDADGIADRFSAITEYIAGRRDTADGWTSKAIDQAEASLVAAEEIYAAAADRQIRQERLNQWANELRMKYSDELFDFCGPHITTDDPSYDPIDDPDFVASSCALIDKPECTIDNNAYFDNWREEDILGRLCMHNEVTAATLAEDVGFASEAMRDFAAECYTDAMPDNGAVSIGACGADPQAQCLRCDWKGSVAEVQLGSTSLELAAMDKARDDGSSAEPSRNLQRAQVVCVTHHPSMRVSVPRPDNPLEVPGCVQGSIGEAYLDVVAAASDVDSARQAIVEHREAYDIEMESCFSLEETNEALQDARDSHLREMKDLRRRQLVADSIAHGAAAIKDCAATLAGSDKGVLGAGASAAASGVACGAAAAEAAANISSSALEEEMQNAQQRHDDRVATLEEDGELERCFIEAKQELVGMTTAVMDLERAAFDLERAQGELDERIAEAQAVHTEAYAYFADIDDSAEHDPAGDQWGRAEVEQYVRDFKLARRATYLAVRAVEYEYQQSLSQRQDVLEAKLPRDLRNVLSDLWDTAGTRKIGGNAPNELTVVVSLRDDILRLGDESAWPESMRPLSAVERFRTLLSSERYATYDEDGRYLGQRIPFELAPLEALDVEGGGVPIYSRTDCAERLWSLDAGVVGEQAYNGARGTMRLDLLQRNTFYSQWCSDQAGFQYSSVRPSRNLFRVPGVGKLDGTDNAANGVEAYSRARIQASVGTDHNTLESLQDSAGASTELATRGLYGDYALFIDAQFISRDGSEGLLFDKVDDILLRFDYLTVASR, from the coding sequence ATGCATCGCATTCATCGCTCACTTTGGGCGCTCGTGATTATGCTGACCTTTTTTGGCTGTGGCGGCGACCCCGGCTCCGGGAACAAGCCGCTGTCCGATGCGGGCGGGGACGCCGACGCCGGTCCCACGACCGACTCCGAGTCAGACACGGACATCGTCAGTCAACAGTGCACGCCCGACCCCGAATTGGTCGCCCAAGAGAACCGTTGCCAGATCGACGACCACTGCCCGTGCGGCACCTATTGCGATCTCGGCCGCTGCATCGCCGACTGCAGCGAGGCGGCCGACTGCCAGGACGGCGAGGTCTGTGACGAGTTCGGACGTTGCCGCGACACCGCAGCCACAGGGCTCGTGCCGCTTCCGCGCCAGCAAGCCGACAAAGGGCGTATCGCGCTGGACCAGCGCCGGCTGCTCCTCGAGGAGGGCCGAGAAGAGAGGCTTGTGATCCGTGTCGAGGAGCGCGCCGTCGACCGGGCGCGGGCCACGGTCAGCGCGGGCTTACAGATTAAATGCCCCGACCAGACCGACTTTAGCGAAAGCTGCATGTTGGGCCCGCTCGCCGCCGGTGCCGCCGCCGAATTAGTCGTGCGGCGCACGGCCGGGGAGGACCCCTCCGACGACGTGCCCACGGTGACCGTCCACGGCCCCGCCAACACTGAGACCGCGGTGGTGCCGCGGCTCGACCAACTCGACGGCGAGGCGGGTAACACCGATCCGGTGAGCATCGCCGGGCGCTACACCGGCACGATGCGGCTTGTGGGCGCGGGGACCGACGCGGACCTCGCCAACCTGCCCGAAGCGCAACTGCCCACCGAGATGAGCGTGCAGGCGACGGTGTGGGACGACGCCGGCGAGGTTGTCATCGCCATCGACGACCCCACCGGCGCGCTGACCAGCGCCGAGCAATTTATCGGGACGCTCACCTTGGAGCAGGACGACGATACCGACGGATTGGTCGACGGACAGGCTGATTTCCAGACCCACCCGTTCATCGAAACCACGGTCGCCGGACGCGACCACAAGCTGGTCGCCGAGACCGTCGAGGCGAAGCTTCGCTCGCGGCTCGCACCGCGCACGTTGAGCCTGGCGATCACCCAGAGCTATCTGGGCCACGGCACGACGGTGGCGCCGACGGTCGAGTGGGCGGTCGACCTTCAGCGCAGCGCGGACACCACCGCGGCGGTCCCCGATCGCAGCCATCTGCCCGCAGAGCTTGGCTACGACGCTGCCCAGCGCCTGGCCGCCGCATCGCCCTGGGAGCACGCGTTTGCCGGAGCCACCCCGCCGAGCGTCACCTCGTTGACGCACACCTTCAACCACGGGGGCATGGACGCCAATCTGTGCGGCTGGAGCGAATCCGAGCGCCGCGCGATGCACCAGGCGCTCTCCGGCTACTGGATGGTCCAGGAGGACAAGCCTTCAGCAGAACACGCCAACACCTACCCACAGACTGCAGAGTTCACCGCGGTATACGACCAAATGCAAGATGTCGTTGGGCCTAACGATCCGAATGAGTGGTTGAATGTTGAGGATTTTCAGGCCCAGCCTCCTTGGTCGCAGTACGCACATCCCTCGATGTCCGATGGCATGGCGTGCGGATTTCAAGACTACACCGCGACCACCCACTTTACCGGTGAGGAGGTTTCGGCCACTGCGAATATCGACTTCTGCAATGATCTGGCGGCGAAGACCGGCTGTCAGATCAAGTCGGTCAACTTCGATCATTCGTTCTCCATGAGGGCATGGCTACGCCACCAGGAGACTTCTTCTTCTTATGGGACCGGGCCCGACCCCATCGATGTGTCGATGACGGTCACCAAGTTGTGTGAACTCCCAAGCGCTCCGGCCTATTGCGGCGAGTCGATTTCGTGCATCCGCGCGACCTCGACCAATCCGGCCGCCTACCCAGGCTGGGACTTCGCCGAAAGCAAGCTCGCCGAGGTGGACGACCTCGAGTGCGCCGACAGCGCTCTGAGCGCCGGCATCGCGCTCGACCGAGCCGCCTCCCAAATGACCGCGAGCGAGGTGCTGCAGAAATGCCCGGCCGAACTCGACATGCTCGAGCTGCAGCCCCCGGCGCCCGGCAGCCCCGACGCGATCTTCGACGCCGGTGCCGAGTGCGTCGACGTCGGGCGTATGCTGGCGGCCATTGGCGCTCAAGGCCGCACCCTTCGCCCGGGAGCGACTCCGCTCGAAGCTAACGAACAGACGCGGGCCTCGGCCTACACCCAACGCCTGCTGGTGCGCTGGTTGGAGTTGCACGGCTTCTTGGCCGGTGAGACCGACCAGGTCGCCCAGATGTCCGAGTACTTCCGCGAGGGGCTGAACACCACCGCCAGCGACCGTATCCCGCCCACGGTCGAGGAGATGGTCCAAAAGAGCACCCGCGGCTGGGACATCTTCGTGACCCCCCACGTGGCGAATTCAGTGCTGCAGATGCCCGTCGAGGCGCTGGTCGACCCCGATTATCGGCTGCACCGCTTTGGTCAGACCGGAGATCCGACCGACGAGCAAAAGCAGTCCCTCGCTCCGGTGATCTTCGAGACCCTGACGCGACAAGCCGACCTGCTGGAGCGCTACGCCGAGATGGAGGGCCCTACCAACGACCCGGCCCGCCAGACGCCCGACGCGCTCGCCGAGTGGATGCCCCGGATGCTCCTCGCCCAAACGATGGCCGCCGACATCCACCAGCGCGCGCTCGCTGCCCCATCGACGCCCGCTTGGAAGGACGCCTATGATTCCAAGCTCGCCCAGGCACGCGCAAACGTCGCCGAGTCGCTCGACTATGTGCGCGCCGTCAACGCCGGCGCCAATCCGCTGGACATCGCCGATACCGACCTTCCACTGTACTTCGTGGCGGACGACGCCGACGGCATTGCCGACCGCTTCTCGGCGATCACCGAATATATCGCCGGTCGACGAGACACCGCCGACGGCTGGACCTCCAAAGCGATCGACCAGGCCGAAGCTTCACTGGTGGCCGCCGAAGAGATTTACGCTGCTGCCGCCGACCGCCAAATCCGCCAAGAGCGTCTGAACCAGTGGGCAAACGAGCTTCGGATGAAGTATAGCGACGAACTCTTCGATTTCTGCGGGCCACACATCACCACGGACGACCCGTCTTACGACCCGATCGACGATCCCGACTTTGTCGCCTCTTCGTGCGCGCTGATCGACAAGCCGGAGTGTACGATCGACAACAACGCTTACTTCGACAATTGGCGAGAGGAGGACATCCTGGGACGGCTGTGTATGCACAATGAGGTCACCGCGGCCACGTTAGCCGAGGATGTCGGTTTTGCCTCCGAGGCGATGCGCGACTTCGCCGCCGAGTGCTACACCGACGCGATGCCCGACAATGGCGCCGTCTCCATCGGCGCCTGCGGAGCCGATCCGCAGGCGCAGTGTCTGCGCTGTGACTGGAAAGGAAGTGTCGCTGAGGTGCAACTCGGCTCGACCAGTTTGGAGCTGGCCGCCATGGACAAAGCCCGCGACGACGGGTCGTCCGCCGAGCCCAGCCGAAACTTGCAGCGGGCGCAAGTCGTCTGCGTCACCCACCATCCGAGCATGCGCGTCAGCGTCCCCCGTCCGGACAATCCGCTCGAGGTACCCGGCTGCGTGCAGGGCTCGATTGGAGAGGCCTACCTCGATGTGGTCGCGGCCGCTTCGGACGTCGACTCGGCCCGTCAGGCCATCGTGGAACACCGCGAGGCTTATGATATCGAGATGGAGTCGTGCTTTAGCCTCGAGGAGACCAATGAGGCGCTCCAGGACGCCCGTGACTCGCATCTCAGAGAGATGAAGGACCTGCGTCGCCGCCAGCTCGTCGCCGACAGCATCGCCCATGGCGCCGCGGCCATCAAAGACTGTGCGGCCACCTTGGCCGGCTCGGATAAGGGAGTCTTGGGCGCGGGCGCTTCGGCGGCGGCCAGCGGCGTCGCCTGCGGCGCCGCCGCCGCCGAGGCGGCCGCCAATATCTCCTCGTCGGCGCTCGAAGAGGAGATGCAAAACGCCCAGCAGCGCCATGACGACCGGGTCGCCACCCTCGAAGAAGACGGCGAACTCGAGCGTTGCTTCATCGAGGCCAAGCAGGAGCTGGTGGGGATGACCACGGCGGTGATGGATCTGGAGCGAGCCGCCTTCGACCTCGAGCGCGCCCAGGGCGAGCTCGACGAGCGCATCGCCGAGGCCCAGGCCGTTCACACCGAGGCCTACGCGTACTTCGCCGACATCGACGACTCCGCCGAGCATGACCCGGCAGGCGACCAATGGGGCCGCGCCGAGGTCGAGCAGTACGTGCGCGACTTCAAGCTCGCCCGGCGGGCCACTTACCTGGCGGTGCGCGCGGTCGAGTACGAGTACCAACAGAGCCTCTCGCAGCGACAAGACGTCTTGGAAGCCAAGCTTCCCCGAGACCTGCGCAACGTGCTCAGCGATCTGTGGGACACTGCGGGCACCCGCAAGATCGGGGGCAACGCGCCCAACGAGTTGACCGTGGTGGTCAGCCTGCGCGACGACATCTTGCGGCTGGGCGACGAGAGTGCTTGGCCCGAGTCGATGCGTCCCCTGTCGGCCGTCGAGCGCTTCCGCACGCTGCTCAGCAGCGAGCGCTACGCCACCTATGACGAAGACGGCCGCTACCTGGGCCAGCGCATCCCCTTCGAGCTCGCCCCCCTCGAAGCGCTCGACGTCGAAGGCGGCGGCGTGCCCATCTACTCGCGCACCGACTGCGCCGAGCGTCTCTGGTCGCTCGACGCCGGCGTGGTGGGCGAGCAAGCCTACAATGGCGCCCGCGGGACGATGCGCCTCGACCTGCTGCAGCGAAACACCTTCTACAGCCAGTGGTGCTCCGACCAGGCCGGCTTCCAGTACTCGAGCGTGCGGCCCAGCCGAAACCTGTTCCGCGTGCCAGGCGTCGGAAAACTCGACGGCACCGACAACGCCGCCAACGGCGTGGAGGCGTACAGCCGGGCGCGCATCCAAGCATCGGTGGGCACCGACCACAATACCTTGGAGAGCCTGCAGGACTCCGCCGGCGCCTCCACCGAGCTCGCCACCCGCGGACTGTACGGCGACTACGCTCTGTTCATCGATGCCCAGTTCATCAGCCGCGACGGCAGCGAGGGGCTGCTCTTCGACAAAGTCGACGACATCCTGCTGCGCTTCGACTACCTAACGGTGGCGAGTCGGTGA
- a CDS encoding helix-turn-helix transcriptional regulator — MGLSATEWRDIATLWREVTEIPSYEFERARRRASAGLMSLVGGSHVLMVIQQRIAPESAPLSGFAPVFSQDFGPDLEARQRILQQWQAHEPETALATDPVFQRLAAGIGELRTVRHRGDIDTEEWAQSAVRRLLEQLSLEDRVNVVVPLGEDIEVSYCIDRPQGAPIFSEADSELLLAAIEGLRPLTARFVRRYGFMPGQHSLDLVEQRAVEHLIGPQSLDEIAPTLDLPPAKLAEVADQIYQKLGVGDRVGLMSMWMEGAEPLDPREAHLKQPRSSVPSSQDIPSPQEEGPLVTRVRDAIDQGMQIGEFEIDQVARHLGLSVRGLQRDLGEADTSYRDLVEAARQSRAEVLLTRPWLTFSDIAQKLGYTQVSSFNRAVKRWTGKTPSELRQEFLAEESRDRASD, encoded by the coding sequence GTGGGGTTGAGTGCAACTGAGTGGCGAGACATCGCGACTCTCTGGCGAGAAGTGACCGAGATTCCGAGCTACGAGTTCGAGCGCGCGCGGCGACGTGCTTCCGCCGGTCTGATGTCGCTGGTGGGGGGCTCGCACGTGTTGATGGTGATTCAGCAACGCATCGCGCCCGAGAGCGCGCCATTGAGCGGTTTCGCGCCGGTCTTCTCCCAGGACTTCGGGCCCGATCTCGAAGCCCGCCAGCGGATCCTGCAACAATGGCAGGCTCACGAGCCCGAGACCGCCCTGGCCACCGACCCCGTTTTCCAACGCCTCGCCGCCGGTATCGGCGAGCTTCGCACGGTGCGCCACCGGGGAGATATCGACACCGAGGAGTGGGCGCAGTCTGCCGTTCGCCGGCTGCTCGAGCAGCTCTCGCTCGAGGACCGCGTCAACGTCGTGGTGCCCCTCGGCGAAGACATCGAGGTCTCGTACTGCATCGATCGCCCGCAGGGTGCGCCGATCTTTAGCGAAGCCGACAGCGAGCTGCTGCTCGCCGCAATCGAGGGGCTCCGCCCGCTGACCGCCCGGTTTGTGCGCCGCTACGGCTTCATGCCCGGCCAGCACAGCCTCGACCTGGTCGAGCAACGAGCCGTCGAGCACCTGATCGGCCCGCAGTCCCTCGACGAGATTGCCCCAACCCTCGACCTCCCCCCGGCGAAGCTCGCCGAGGTCGCCGACCAGATCTACCAGAAGTTGGGCGTGGGTGACCGCGTCGGGCTGATGAGTATGTGGATGGAAGGAGCCGAGCCTCTAGACCCTCGCGAGGCGCACCTGAAGCAGCCCCGCAGCTCCGTCCCCAGCTCACAGGACATCCCCAGCCCACAGGAGGAGGGGCCGCTGGTCACCCGCGTACGCGACGCCATCGACCAAGGCATGCAAATCGGCGAGTTCGAGATCGACCAGGTCGCCCGCCACCTCGGCCTCAGCGTGCGCGGCCTACAGCGCGATCTGGGCGAAGCCGACACCTCCTACCGCGATCTCGTCGAAGCCGCCCGCCAGTCCCGCGCCGAGGTCCTCTTGACCCGCCCGTGGCTGACCTTTTCGGACATCGCCCAAAAACTGGGCTACACGCAGGTGTCGAGCTTCAACCGCGCGGTCAAGCGCTGGACGGGAAAGACCCCCAGCGAGCTTCGCCAGGAGTTTCTCGCCGAGGAGTCGCGCGACCGAGCGTCCGATTGA
- a CDS encoding TetR/AcrR family transcriptional regulator: MADSPYIAGTTPSVVDLVMDLDPASTDSPGRVAKAAVALFARRGYSGTTIRDIAARANVTLPVVYYHFGNKEALFLAIVDSLFERTAERIEATVDAGHDIEPTLRRLIELPLQDARTHPDMLSFAYTVARNPSASQPAFDRQTIWAQLTRPLADFFERAHQDGSFTLADKLTADFVARQVLGMISNSIRRLLESVDAADDAVADAAAADKEAALREAMSEEHIDRLVAFFLRGAGRAE; the protein is encoded by the coding sequence ATGGCAGATTCACCCTATATCGCCGGCACGACCCCCAGCGTGGTCGACCTCGTCATGGACCTCGACCCGGCGAGCACCGACTCACCGGGACGCGTCGCCAAGGCCGCCGTGGCGCTCTTCGCCCGGCGCGGCTACTCGGGCACCACCATCCGAGACATCGCCGCGCGCGCCAACGTCACCCTGCCGGTGGTCTACTACCACTTCGGCAACAAAGAGGCGCTCTTCCTGGCCATCGTCGACAGCCTCTTCGAGCGCACCGCCGAGCGCATCGAGGCGACGGTCGACGCCGGCCACGACATCGAGCCGACCCTGCGCCGACTCATCGAGCTGCCCCTGCAAGACGCCCGCACCCACCCCGACATGTTGAGCTTCGCCTACACCGTGGCGCGCAACCCCTCGGCGAGCCAACCCGCCTTCGACAGACAGACGATCTGGGCGCAGCTCACCCGCCCGCTGGCCGACTTCTTCGAGCGCGCCCACCAAGACGGCTCGTTCACCCTCGCCGACAAGCTCACCGCCGACTTCGTCGCCCGCCAAGTCCTGGGCATGATCAGCAACAGCATCCGCCGGCTCCTCGAGAGCGTCGACGCCGCCGACGACGCCGTCGCAGACGCCGCCGCCGCCGACAAGGAGGCGGCGCTCCGTGAGGCGATGAGCGAGGAGCATATCGATCGGCTCGTGGCGTTCTTTTTGCGAGGGGCGGGGCGAGCAGAGTAG